A window of the Oscillospiraceae bacterium NTUH-002-81 genome harbors these coding sequences:
- a CDS encoding nucleotidyl transferase AbiEii/AbiGii toxin family protein, with protein MLLQENFAEEHIRELQRTSRRDPVLLERAVYAFGLLEALAKVGMPFIFKGGTCLMLLMEHPRRLSTDIDIIAEPGTDLDKYLDRASEIFPFKAVEEQKWIGKNNIEKRHFKFTYDSPINNRPFYILLDVLFEHNHYSELVQKEIQNDLLLTEPEYLTVSLPSANCILADKLTAFAPHTTGIPLNCGKDMEVMKQFYDVSSLLEIFTDFQQIGPTYGKIAQAEIAYRGIESNSKDCLWDTFEAALCIASRGKVSKEEYPIYVKGIRELRSHIYAENYTPEIAAGRAAKIMYMVACLLSDTEYLRVNDYAKFLDMKIEQEKLASLRYMRKVNPAAYAYVIKTDRLLAELQG; from the coding sequence ATGCTGTTACAAGAGAATTTTGCCGAAGAACATATTAGAGAGCTGCAAAGGACCAGTCGCAGAGATCCTGTACTTTTGGAACGTGCTGTATATGCGTTTGGACTGTTGGAAGCACTTGCGAAGGTTGGTATGCCCTTTATTTTCAAAGGTGGCACCTGCCTTATGCTGCTGATGGAACATCCGCGTCGGTTATCTACAGATATTGATATTATTGCTGAACCGGGTACAGATTTGGATAAGTATTTGGATCGAGCATCGGAGATTTTCCCTTTTAAGGCTGTTGAGGAACAGAAGTGGATTGGAAAGAACAATATTGAAAAAAGGCACTTTAAGTTCACTTATGATTCTCCAATCAATAACAGACCATTCTACATTCTTCTGGATGTTCTGTTTGAACACAATCATTACTCAGAGCTGGTTCAAAAAGAAATTCAGAATGATCTTCTTTTGACAGAACCGGAATATCTTACTGTTTCCCTACCGTCAGCAAACTGCATTCTGGCGGATAAATTGACAGCATTTGCTCCACACACCACAGGTATTCCGTTAAATTGCGGAAAAGACATGGAAGTCATGAAGCAGTTCTATGATGTATCTTCTCTGCTGGAGATATTTACAGATTTTCAGCAGATAGGACCTACATATGGGAAAATTGCACAGGCGGAAATCGCTTATCGAGGAATTGAAAGCAACAGTAAAGATTGCTTGTGGGATACTTTTGAAGCTGCATTGTGCATTGCATCCCGTGGAAAAGTGAGCAAAGAGGAATATCCGATTTATGTAAAGGGTATTCGGGAACTGAGAAGCCATATTTATGCCGAGAACTATACGCCAGAGATTGCCGCTGGGAGAGCTGCTAAGATCATGTATATGGTTGCATGTCTGTTGTCGGATACAGAATATCTGCGCGTAAATGACTATGCGAAGTTCTTGGATATGAAGATAGAGCAGGAAAAATTGGCTTCTCTTCGCTATATGAGAAAGGTCAATCCTGCGGCATACGCCTATGTTATAAAAACAGACAGATTATTGGCCGAATTGCAGGGCTAA
- a CDS encoding DUF6577 family protein has protein sequence MTDSRYFEGVKNQKCFNRQQVLQSFRNAGYQLSDASFYKRFASMVKDGDLARVGNGLYCLPGNNARPYDHEYSDLAVEVASLIQEQYPLVDFSILELIQLNDFVNHQLAHNVLFLSVESDVIEFVFDMLKDQYFGKVFINPTLEMYHQYWSDNMIVINKLTTEAPKSAGIPWHTRLEKLLVDIVADPLLLDSVSESEYPTIYEDAFSMYVVDESCLFRYAARRAVDKKIKKLIREKTNITLRTKR, from the coding sequence ATGACCGATTCGAGATATTTTGAAGGTGTAAAGAATCAAAAATGTTTCAACAGGCAACAAGTATTACAATCGTTCCGTAACGCTGGATATCAATTAAGCGATGCTTCCTTTTATAAAAGATTTGCGTCAATGGTTAAAGATGGTGATCTGGCTCGTGTTGGTAACGGCCTGTACTGCCTTCCTGGTAATAATGCAAGACCATATGACCACGAATACTCTGATCTGGCGGTAGAAGTGGCATCTTTGATACAGGAACAATATCCGCTGGTAGATTTTTCTATCCTGGAACTGATTCAGCTCAATGATTTTGTGAATCATCAACTTGCACATAATGTTCTGTTTTTATCTGTGGAATCTGATGTAATAGAATTTGTGTTTGACATGCTAAAGGACCAGTATTTTGGAAAAGTGTTTATTAACCCAACACTGGAAATGTATCACCAGTATTGGAGCGACAATATGATTGTTATTAACAAGCTCACAACAGAGGCACCGAAAAGCGCTGGAATCCCATGGCATACACGATTGGAGAAATTGCTTGTTGATATAGTTGCAGACCCGCTACTGCTTGATTCTGTCAGTGAGAGTGAATATCCGACTATATATGAGGACGCATTTTCCATGTATGTGGTAGATGAGAGTTGTCTATTTCGATATGCAGCACGCAGAGCCGTTGATAAAAAAATTAAGAAACTGATTAGAGAGAAAACAAACATCACATTACGAACAAAGAGGTAA
- a CDS encoding BrnA antitoxin family protein: MAQFRRISAANREERCKQPVTLRLSPQTIRRAKSLGKGYTSVLSRILESALENPDIVKHYL, encoded by the coding sequence TTGGCCCAGTTCCGAAGAATCTCTGCCGCAAACAGAGAAGAACGCTGCAAGCAACCAGTCACACTGCGGCTTTCCCCTCAAACAATCAGACGTGCAAAATCCCTTGGTAAAGGATACACTTCCGTTCTCAGTCGCATACTTGAAAGCGCCCTTGAAAACCCGGATATTGTAAAACATTATCTTTGA
- a CDS encoding helix-turn-helix domain-containing protein: MPDEFQTLKKERSIEIIKACNGSGMPKRQWCREHGISYSTFMRWQRILRNELAGEIMVTQAVVPLQIEPQASRCTPAQEVTIQKDGISISMHGVSSDTANMFDFNEQTKQPILNFLSRIADPILSLTAVPTRLTNF, translated from the coding sequence ATGCCGGACGAGTTTCAAACCCTGAAAAAAGAGAGAAGTATCGAAATCATAAAAGCGTGCAACGGAAGCGGTATGCCAAAGCGGCAATGGTGCCGGGAGCATGGGATCAGCTACAGCACGTTCATGCGTTGGCAGAGGATCCTGCGAAATGAGCTTGCGGGAGAGATCATGGTTACACAGGCAGTGGTTCCACTGCAAATCGAGCCGCAAGCTTCCCGCTGTACGCCTGCTCAGGAAGTCACGATACAGAAAGACGGTATCTCCATCAGCATGCACGGAGTAAGCAGCGATACGGCGAATATGTTCGATTTCAACGAGCAAACAAAGCAACCTATCTTGAATTTTTTAAGCAGAATAGCAGATCCCATATTATCGTTGACGGCCGTGCCTACACGATTGACCAATTTTTAA
- a CDS encoding glycoside hydrolase family 3 N-terminal domain-containing protein gives MAALLAALTVFTLTGCGKTENPAEPVTPGQAEEPATPTEPELTPEEIAEQERLAAEKAREERLQGLLDSMTLEEKVGQLFFVRCPETNAVEDISTYHLGGYLLFGRDYKDGDNWLTWEQFIQKIESYQDATAIPLFIGSDEEGGTVTRASRNPNLFSEPFKSPQKLNYIGGIEEILRDTDTRSRELRALGINVNFAPVCDVSTDPKDFIYDRTLGQDANMTADYVRLVVPAMTEGGTLPVLKHFPGYGNNADTHTGIAVDQRPMETFETADLLPFKAGIEAGTPFCAGEPQHRQLHGPGAAGVPLPLPFTKFCGKNAALTASPSPTIWRWTP, from the coding sequence TTGGCCGCGCTTTTGGCGGCATTGACTGTATTTACCCTTACAGGCTGCGGAAAAACAGAGAATCCCGCTGAACCGGTGACGCCGGGACAGGCAGAGGAACCCGCCACGCCCACGGAACCGGAGCTGACGCCGGAGGAAATCGCGGAACAGGAACGTCTGGCGGCGGAAAAGGCCCGTGAAGAACGGCTGCAGGGACTACTGGACTCCATGACCTTAGAGGAAAAGGTGGGACAGCTTTTCTTCGTCCGGTGCCCGGAGACCAACGCCGTGGAGGATATTTCCACCTACCATTTAGGAGGCTATCTGCTGTTCGGACGAGACTACAAGGACGGCGACAACTGGCTGACGTGGGAGCAGTTCATCCAGAAAATCGAGAGCTACCAGGATGCGACCGCTATCCCCCTGTTTATTGGAAGCGACGAGGAGGGCGGCACCGTCACCCGGGCCAGCCGAAACCCTAACCTCTTCTCTGAACCCTTCAAATCTCCTCAGAAGCTGAACTACATCGGCGGCATTGAAGAAATTCTCCGGGATACGGACACCCGAAGCCGGGAGCTGCGGGCACTGGGCATCAATGTAAATTTCGCGCCGGTGTGCGACGTGTCCACCGACCCGAAGGATTTCATCTATGACCGGACGCTGGGGCAGGACGCGAACATGACAGCGGATTATGTGAGGCTGGTGGTGCCGGCCATGACAGAGGGCGGTACGCTGCCGGTACTGAAGCACTTCCCCGGCTACGGTAATAACGCAGACACCCACACCGGCATCGCCGTGGATCAGCGGCCGATGGAGACCTTTGAGACTGCCGACCTGCTGCCCTTCAAGGCGGGGATCGAGGCCGGGACTCCCTTTTGTGCTGGTGAGCCACAACATCGTCAACTGCATGGACCCGGAGCTGCCGGCGTCCCTCTCCCCCTGCCGTTCACAAAATTCTGCGGGAAGAATGCGGCTTTGACGGCATCGCCATCACCGACGATCTGGCGATGGACGCCGTGA
- a CDS encoding glycoside hydrolase family 3 N-terminal domain-containing protein — MTDDLAMDAVKAYAKDGAVVVLALQAGNDMVVTTDYRTQIPAVIAAVQEGTLDESVIDDACLRVLRCKDTFLRIPENNP; from the coding sequence ATCACCGACGATCTGGCGATGGACGCCGTGAAGGCCTACGCCAAGGACGGCGCTGTAGTTGTGCTGGCCTTGCAAGCGGGAAACGATATGGTTGTTACCACGGACTACCGGACCCAGATCCCCGCCGTCATTGCGGCGGTGCAGGAGGGCACATTGGATGAAAGCGTCATCGATGACGCCTGTCTCCGGGTACTGCGGTGCAAGGACACCTTTTTGAGGATCCCAGAAAACAATCCCTGA
- the ltrA gene encoding group II intron reverse transcriptase/maturase, with amino-acid sequence MQTNNSKEKVRQLQNKLYLTAKKCDSRRFHVLYDKVYRDDILFEAWKRVKANKGSSGVDGIRIEDIEEMGIEKYLSEIKSELMDGKYKPSPVKRVMIPKPDGSERPLGIPTVKDRIVQMATKIAIEPVFEADFRDCSYGFRPKRSAKQALEVVRKACNNKGYYVVDADIEKFFDNVNQDKLMKLVEQRISDRRILKLIRQWLVSGVLYGNVLTISEQGTSQGSVISPLLANIYLNTLDRLWEKYGFTHGILVRYADDTVIICKNRMLCLYVPTASVSQILTRSDLEARKNIR; translated from the coding sequence ATGCAGACTAACAACTCCAAAGAAAAAGTTCGACAACTTCAAAACAAACTATATCTGACAGCCAAGAAATGCGATAGCCGAAGATTTCATGTACTTTACGATAAGGTATATCGGGATGATATACTTTTTGAAGCATGGAAACGGGTAAAAGCTAACAAAGGTTCCAGTGGTGTAGATGGTATCAGAATCGAAGATATTGAAGAGATGGGAATTGAAAAATACCTGTCAGAAATCAAATCGGAACTGATGGATGGAAAGTACAAACCATCCCCAGTAAAGCGAGTTATGATACCAAAACCAGACGGAAGTGAAAGACCTCTTGGAATACCAACAGTCAAGGACAGAATTGTGCAGATGGCTACCAAGATAGCAATAGAGCCAGTATTCGAAGCTGACTTTAGAGATTGTTCCTATGGATTCCGACCGAAAAGAAGTGCCAAGCAAGCACTGGAAGTGGTAAGAAAAGCGTGTAACAACAAGGGCTATTATGTAGTAGACGCAGATATTGAGAAGTTCTTTGATAACGTAAACCAAGATAAGCTGATGAAACTGGTAGAGCAGAGAATATCAGACCGTAGGATATTGAAGCTGATAAGACAATGGTTAGTATCAGGAGTATTATACGGAAATGTACTGACAATTTCTGAACAGGGAACAAGTCAAGGTTCAGTTATATCTCCGTTATTGGCAAACATCTACTTAAATACACTGGACAGACTGTGGGAAAAGTATGGATTTACTCACGGTATTCTTGTAAGGTACGCAGATGATACAGTAATCATCTGCAAGAATAGGATGCTATGTCTATATGTGCCGACGGCTTCGGTGTCACAGATTTTAACAAGGTCGGATTTAGAGGCAAGAAAAAATATACGGTGA
- a CDS encoding site-specific integrase, with the protein MKRGVQYYRTRMQDADGKWISLYAQTPEELYDKSIEMKRSIEDEIFRKNNPTVAEYCEKWLKMRSASVRENTLSGYERTIRKYIIGAIGDMYMDEVTTDDLRLLLVPISKQSASLYSKMNMLIKCVFYSAEESKIISYNPAASLSAKGGTPKQEKKALTDEQVKILLDTIRGLPPYVFVMIGLYAGLRREEILALRWDCVFLDEATPYISVRRAWRSVNNRPVISTELKTPAAKRDIPIPGKLVECLKEAKEKSKSEYVISDRNGNALAESQFVRVWKYIAVRSTEERCYYTYVNEQKIKHVVKPKLGEHQPNNPKLVYTMDFQVTPHQLRHTYITNLIYASVDPKTVQYLAGHENSKVTMDIYAKVKYNKPAQLHGVINRAIDTSKKD; encoded by the coding sequence ATGAAGAGGGGCGTTCAATATTACAGAACACGAATGCAGGATGCGGATGGAAAATGGATTTCGCTATATGCACAGACTCCTGAAGAGCTGTACGATAAATCCATTGAGATGAAGCGCAGTATTGAGGATGAAATATTCCGGAAGAATAACCCGACAGTAGCTGAGTATTGCGAAAAATGGTTGAAGATGCGCTCGGCGAGTGTGCGAGAAAACACATTGAGTGGATATGAGCGCACGATAAGAAAATATATTATTGGCGCTATTGGAGATATGTATATGGACGAAGTGACGACCGATGACCTTCGCTTGCTGCTGGTGCCAATCTCCAAGCAATCAGCTTCCCTGTACAGCAAAATGAATATGCTGATCAAATGTGTTTTCTATTCAGCAGAAGAAAGCAAAATCATCAGTTATAATCCGGCTGCGTCGCTTTCCGCAAAAGGCGGAACACCAAAGCAGGAAAAGAAGGCATTGACGGATGAGCAGGTGAAAATTCTTCTGGATACAATCAGGGGATTACCACCGTATGTCTTCGTAATGATTGGGTTGTACGCAGGGTTGCGGCGGGAAGAAATTCTTGCACTGCGATGGGATTGTGTTTTCCTGGATGAAGCCACTCCATATATTTCGGTACGGCGAGCATGGCGTTCTGTGAATAATCGTCCGGTAATTTCAACAGAATTAAAAACGCCAGCAGCTAAAAGGGACATTCCTATTCCGGGCAAGCTGGTGGAATGTTTGAAAGAGGCAAAAGAAAAGTCAAAATCGGAATATGTGATCTCTGACAGGAATGGTAACGCTCTGGCTGAATCCCAGTTCGTGAGGGTGTGGAAGTACATAGCAGTTCGTTCTACGGAAGAACGCTGCTATTACACCTATGTGAATGAGCAGAAGATTAAGCATGTGGTAAAGCCGAAGCTTGGTGAGCATCAGCCGAACAATCCGAAGTTGGTATATACGATGGATTTTCAAGTGACACCGCATCAATTGCGTCACACTTATATCACGAATCTGATTTATGCTTCGGTTGATCCTAAAACCGTACAGTATCTTGCCGGACACGAAAACAGCAAGGTGACTATGGACATTTACGCCAAAGTCAAGTATAATAAACCTGCCCAATTACATGGGGTGATCAACAGAGCAATCGACACATCAAAAAAAGATTAG
- a CDS encoding tyrosine-type recombinase/integrase, with translation MARKRYAIPQYGTVIMAGKEYYRTRIEDADGKRVALYGRTREELYDKVLEAREQIEDNTFRRSSPTVKEYCEKWLLLQSAQVRATTLTDYTSKVNRHIIKPLGHMNIADVTADDIRLALVPVSKKSASVYKSVNILYKSIFAAAKESKVIQDNPTIYLSGKNGGVPQKEKNPLTDDQVERLLDAIRGLPPYVFVMLGLYAGLRREEILALQWDSVFLDEAAPYLTVCRAWHTEHNRPIIMSELKTKAAHRDVPLPDCLAKCLREAKENSTSDYVVANNEGEPLSYTQFKRLWQYIVTRTVKERSYYRYENGKRVKHTVKPVLGERAAHNGKVVYSLDFEVTPHLLRHTYITNLIHASVDPKTVQYLAGHENSKITMDIYAKAKYNRPDELAGILEDTFTLWDAE, from the coding sequence ATGGCAAGAAAAAGATATGCGATTCCTCAGTACGGAACCGTCATCATGGCGGGTAAGGAATATTACCGGACTCGAATTGAGGATGCTGATGGAAAGCGGGTGGCGTTGTATGGCAGAACCCGTGAAGAATTATATGATAAAGTGCTCGAAGCGAGAGAGCAGATTGAGGATAATACTTTTCGTAGATCATCCCCCACAGTAAAGGAGTATTGCGAAAAGTGGCTGTTGTTACAATCCGCACAGGTAAGAGCCACTACGTTGACGGATTACACATCGAAAGTAAACCGGCATATTATAAAGCCTCTGGGTCATATGAATATAGCAGATGTTACAGCGGATGATATTCGTCTGGCACTGGTTCCGGTATCCAAAAAATCAGCGTCTGTGTACAAATCGGTCAATATACTTTATAAGAGCATCTTTGCGGCGGCAAAGGAAAGCAAAGTGATTCAGGACAATCCTACAATTTATTTGTCTGGAAAGAACGGGGGCGTTCCTCAAAAAGAGAAAAACCCTTTGACTGATGATCAGGTGGAGAGATTGCTGGATGCGATAAGAGGATTACCACCGTATGTATTTGTGATGCTTGGTTTGTATGCGGGGCTTCGGCGAGAAGAAATTCTTGCATTGCAGTGGGATTCAGTTTTTCTGGATGAAGCAGCACCGTATTTGACAGTGTGCAGAGCTTGGCATACAGAGCACAATCGACCGATAATAATGTCTGAACTGAAAACAAAGGCTGCTCATCGAGATGTACCGCTTCCTGATTGCCTGGCGAAATGCCTGAGAGAAGCAAAGGAGAATTCCACATCAGACTATGTTGTTGCGAACAACGAGGGCGAACCGCTTTCATATACGCAGTTTAAGAGGCTCTGGCAGTATATTGTGACCAGAACTGTAAAGGAACGGAGCTACTACCGTTATGAGAATGGAAAACGAGTGAAGCATACGGTGAAACCAGTGCTGGGCGAAAGAGCTGCGCATAATGGAAAGGTGGTTTATAGCTTAGACTTTGAAGTGACACCACATTTGCTGCGGCATACTTATATTACAAATCTTATTCACGCATCGGTTGATCCTAAAACAGTTCAATATCTTGCCGGTCATGAGAACAGCAAGATAACGATGGACATTTATGCAAAGGCAAAGTATAACCGACCGGATGAACTGGCGGGTATATTAGAGGATACCTTTACACTGTGGGATGCAGAATAG
- a CDS encoding DNA-binding protein, whose amino-acid sequence MDKLIKRKEAAEMLGISLDTLDHARMEGLITYVQYVENGCVYFTEVGLQEYIARSTHRARPKDNNPTFRKKRTARSGIRHR is encoded by the coding sequence GTGGATAAATTGATTAAGCGTAAAGAAGCCGCTGAGATGTTGGGGATTAGCCTGGACACCTTGGATCATGCAAGAATGGAAGGGCTGATCACTTACGTTCAGTATGTTGAGAATGGCTGTGTTTATTTTACTGAAGTTGGACTTCAGGAGTATATTGCAAGGTCTACACATCGTGCAAGGCCGAAGGATAACAATCCGACTTTCCGAAAGAAGAGAACAGCCAGGAGCGGAATTCGACATCGTTGA
- a CDS encoding type II toxin-antitoxin system PemK/MazF family toxin: MKENWVYRRGDIYLANLGVPIGSKQGGVRPVVVLQNDVGNFYSPTITVAPLTTKIQKKRSQPTHYFLRKAKGLARSSMVLAEQLDTCDKTCVIRYLGKVSKGQMRGIDEAVKVQLGYYIPEQAEKKRQGKCRKEVNFDGG, from the coding sequence ATGAAAGAAAACTGGGTTTACCGGCGAGGAGATATTTACCTTGCCAATCTTGGTGTTCCGATAGGATCAAAGCAGGGCGGTGTTCGTCCGGTAGTGGTTCTTCAGAACGATGTCGGCAACTTTTATTCGCCGACGATTACGGTTGCTCCTCTGACAACGAAGATTCAAAAAAAAAGAAGCCAGCCAACACATTATTTCCTTCGGAAGGCAAAAGGGCTGGCAAGATCTTCGATGGTATTGGCGGAGCAGCTTGATACATGTGATAAGACCTGTGTGATTCGGTATCTCGGCAAGGTAAGTAAGGGACAGATGCGCGGAATTGATGAAGCTGTGAAAGTGCAGCTTGGATATTATATTCCGGAACAGGCGGAGAAAAAAAGACAAGGCAAATGCCGAAAGGAAGTGAATTTTGATGGTGGATAA
- a CDS encoding helix-turn-helix transcriptional regulator, whose protein sequence is MYYDQHVCGARIQELRKSKGYTQEALAEAIDIDAKRISKIERGVISASYNDMILFSEFFGVTLDYLIIGKRQDVDALKKRVQDAITQLQEALM, encoded by the coding sequence ATGTATTACGATCAGCATGTATGTGGAGCAAGAATTCAAGAGCTGCGCAAATCAAAAGGGTATACGCAGGAGGCTCTGGCTGAGGCGATTGATATTGATGCAAAACGCATTTCAAAAATTGAGCGCGGAGTAATATCGGCATCTTATAACGACATGATTCTGTTTTCGGAATTCTTTGGAGTAACGCTGGATTATCTGATTATTGGCAAGAGACAGGATGTGGATGCGTTGAAAAAGAGAGTGCAGGATGCCATTACGCAGCTTCAGGAAGCACTGATGTGA
- a CDS encoding ImmA/IrrE family metallo-endopeptidase, which produces MILSQKKIEEIAVAVIRDFQKSFFGSEADDPARFALPTPIDQFASDYLNLKVSFQKLSSDGSIYGLTAYVDTEYQIEVDGSQRSIFLKTNDVVLDKSFIEPENIRKLCGKRRFTLAHECAHQILFQLDADDRKIACHKRPEVRKKGSRVLRTQEDWNEWQANSLGAAILMPQLEVDRAMWFINSRKPLTCYGWRFYNKDQVKIDTFCGVFGVSRSAAAIRLEQLGYLNRKKDYEYRDPLEVWP; this is translated from the coding sequence ATGATCCTTTCACAGAAAAAAATAGAAGAAATCGCTGTTGCAGTGATAAGAGATTTTCAAAAGTCCTTTTTCGGCAGCGAAGCAGATGATCCGGCAAGATTTGCGCTTCCGACACCCATTGACCAGTTTGCATCCGATTATCTGAACCTGAAGGTGTCATTTCAAAAGTTGTCCTCGGACGGAAGCATCTATGGTCTGACCGCGTATGTGGATACAGAATATCAGATAGAGGTTGATGGAAGTCAGAGGAGCATCTTCCTGAAAACTAATGATGTGGTTCTGGACAAGAGTTTCATTGAACCAGAGAATATTCGGAAACTCTGCGGAAAACGCAGATTTACGCTGGCACATGAGTGCGCTCACCAGATATTGTTTCAGCTGGATGCCGATGACCGAAAGATAGCCTGCCATAAGAGACCGGAAGTGAGGAAAAAAGGTTCCCGCGTTCTGAGAACGCAGGAAGATTGGAACGAGTGGCAGGCCAATTCGCTGGGAGCTGCCATCCTGATGCCCCAGTTAGAAGTGGATCGGGCGATGTGGTTCATCAACAGCAGAAAGCCTCTGACATGTTATGGATGGCGTTTTTATAACAAAGACCAGGTGAAGATAGATACTTTCTGTGGTGTCTTTGGCGTTTCGAGATCGGCAGCTGCTATCCGCTTGGAACAACTGGGCTATCTGAACCGGAAAAAGGATTATGAATATCGTGATCCATTGGAGGTGTGGCCATGA
- a CDS encoding helix-turn-helix transcriptional regulator: protein MVFKERLKEKRTEANLTQVELAEKAGVTARTIQNYELGSRKPSNMVTIQKIADALNTTTEYLLGSSGTYVVEAHEKGGAKAAKDIEELVSEVTGMFAGGELSEDAIEGAYKALTDAYWIAKENNKKYAPKTRRKKSDQ, encoded by the coding sequence ATGGTCTTCAAAGAAAGGTTGAAAGAAAAAAGAACAGAAGCCAATTTAACTCAGGTAGAACTTGCAGAGAAGGCCGGTGTAACCGCCCGCACAATTCAGAATTATGAGCTTGGCAGCCGCAAACCATCCAATATGGTTACGATCCAGAAGATTGCGGATGCGCTGAATACTACTACTGAGTACCTGCTGGGAAGCAGCGGCACCTATGTCGTAGAAGCTCATGAAAAAGGCGGCGCAAAAGCAGCGAAAGATATTGAAGAACTGGTCAGCGAAGTGACCGGTATGTTCGCTGGCGGCGAATTAAGCGAAGATGCCATCGAAGGAGCTTATAAAGCTCTGACCGATGCCTACTGGATTGCCAAAGAGAACAATAAAAAATACGCCCCGAAAACGAGGCGTAAAAAATCCGATCAGTGA
- a CDS encoding ImmA/IrrE family metallo-endopeptidase produces MNAEQLSRVGEKLVKRCGSRDPFEIARQLGINVMLCENFGSLKGMYRVIKRNRFIFLNNSLDENMLRIVCAHELGHDQLHRNMAKTTPIHEFMLYDMKSKPEYEANIVAAEILMDSDEVLRYIYEYGYTAEQIASAMSTDINLVALKVAHLATLGYNLHALEHKSNFLK; encoded by the coding sequence ATGAATGCGGAACAGCTTTCACGGGTCGGTGAGAAACTGGTAAAACGCTGCGGTTCCAGAGACCCTTTTGAAATTGCAAGGCAGCTTGGTATCAATGTCATGCTTTGCGAAAATTTCGGTTCCCTGAAGGGAATGTACCGGGTGATTAAGCGAAATCGCTTTATTTTCCTGAATAACAGTCTGGATGAAAATATGCTGCGCATCGTGTGCGCACATGAATTAGGGCATGATCAGCTTCACCGGAATATGGCGAAAACCACCCCGATTCATGAGTTCATGCTCTACGATATGAAATCCAAACCGGAATATGAAGCGAACATCGTAGCAGCAGAGATTCTGATGGACAGCGATGAAGTCCTTCGTTACATCTATGAGTATGGATACACAGCCGAGCAGATCGCCAGTGCGATGTCCACCGACATCAATCTGGTTGCGCTGAAGGTAGCGCACCTGGCTACACTTGGCTATAATCTGCACGCGCTGGAACACAAGAGCAACTTTTTGAAATAA